In the Oceanispirochaeta sp. M1 genome, one interval contains:
- a CDS encoding long-chain fatty acid--CoA ligase, which produces MRTVINMLSEAAVKYQNDPYVVQKEDSGWVPKTFKTVEEESALFAKALIARGIKKEDKIAILSEGRRNWVISEFGILKAQCIAVPLSIKLLQEEIPFRLNHSESSVIIVSENSLEKILNIQDSLDNKSLVIVLSNFGGDVMERAEKAGMTPGKDLILYKDFIAEGKNSDEAVSTELGKRLEDIKEDDVITISYTSGTTGNPKGIMLTHLNYYSNSADAVKSFYIPEREKTLIILPLDHSFAHTVGIYVGLRRGLALYFVDARGGGMAILRNIPGNLVESKPYFLLTVPALSGNFMKKIQAGVAAKGNFINGIFTRGVTAGIKIHRDGFRKASFPIRLRYGFDYFLAQKLVFPKVLSIFGGDLQFCVGGGALLEVSQQEFFNAIGAPIYQGYGLTEATPVICSNIPTRHKFGTSGVVLPSIETRIMKDDENEAEPGVPGELVIRGENVMKGYYKNVEASSEVLRDGWLWTGDLGYLDDDDFLVITGRAKALLIAADGEKYSPETIEEAILNNCPYINQIMAYNEQMKFTSALITLDEAEVNKLIKSGKASTATEVLKIIKESFYSFKNNSTIPSQWVPGTFAVIEEAFSEKEQLINSTMKLVRYKVRDFYQDRINSMYEASGSDIMNGENLKIIRSLFDLKD; this is translated from the coding sequence ATGAGAACCGTAATTAACATGCTGTCCGAAGCAGCAGTAAAATATCAAAATGATCCCTATGTTGTACAGAAAGAAGATAGCGGTTGGGTTCCTAAAACTTTTAAAACCGTAGAAGAAGAGTCTGCTCTCTTTGCCAAAGCCCTTATCGCAAGGGGTATCAAAAAAGAGGACAAGATTGCCATCCTGTCAGAAGGAAGAAGAAACTGGGTCATTTCAGAATTTGGTATTCTCAAGGCTCAATGTATAGCTGTTCCCCTATCCATCAAACTTCTTCAAGAAGAAATCCCTTTCCGGCTCAATCATTCTGAATCCTCAGTAATTATAGTATCTGAAAACTCACTGGAAAAGATTCTCAATATTCAGGATTCATTGGACAATAAATCACTGGTCATCGTTCTAAGTAATTTTGGCGGTGATGTTATGGAGAGAGCGGAAAAAGCCGGTATGACTCCTGGAAAAGACTTAATCCTTTATAAAGATTTTATTGCAGAAGGTAAAAACAGCGATGAGGCTGTATCTACGGAGCTTGGTAAAAGACTAGAAGATATCAAAGAAGATGATGTTATCACCATCAGCTATACATCAGGAACAACAGGAAACCCCAAGGGTATAATGCTTACCCACCTTAATTACTATTCCAACAGCGCCGATGCTGTAAAATCATTTTATATTCCTGAAAGGGAAAAAACTCTTATAATCCTGCCTCTGGATCACTCCTTTGCCCATACTGTGGGTATCTATGTTGGATTAAGACGCGGTCTGGCACTGTATTTTGTTGATGCCAGGGGCGGCGGAATGGCAATTCTGCGAAACATTCCCGGCAACCTGGTTGAATCCAAACCCTACTTCCTGCTCACTGTACCGGCACTTTCTGGAAACTTTATGAAAAAAATCCAGGCAGGTGTTGCTGCCAAGGGGAATTTTATCAACGGCATCTTTACCAGAGGGGTTACAGCGGGAATAAAGATTCACAGAGATGGATTCCGTAAGGCATCTTTCCCAATCCGCCTCCGCTATGGATTCGATTACTTCCTGGCACAGAAACTGGTTTTCCCAAAGGTGCTTAGTATTTTCGGTGGTGATCTTCAGTTCTGTGTAGGTGGAGGGGCCCTTCTTGAAGTTTCACAGCAGGAATTTTTCAATGCCATCGGAGCTCCCATATATCAGGGATACGGACTGACAGAAGCAACTCCTGTTATCTGTTCAAATATTCCAACGAGACATAAGTTCGGAACATCCGGAGTCGTCCTTCCTTCAATTGAAACAAGAATAATGAAAGATGATGAAAACGAAGCTGAACCTGGAGTCCCCGGGGAATTGGTAATCCGCGGTGAAAATGTAATGAAGGGTTATTATAAAAATGTGGAAGCAAGCAGCGAAGTCCTCAGGGATGGATGGCTGTGGACCGGAGACCTGGGTTATTTGGATGATGATGACTTTCTTGTAATTACCGGAAGAGCCAAGGCCCTTCTGATTGCAGCGGACGGAGAGAAGTACTCCCCCGAAACCATTGAAGAGGCGATCCTCAATAACTGCCCATATATAAATCAGATTATGGCCTACAATGAACAGATGAAGTTTACTTCTGCTCTGATAACCCTTGATGAAGCTGAAGTCAATAAACTGATAAAGTCCGGTAAAGCCTCCACAGCCACAGAAGTATTGAAAATCATCAAAGAATCTTTTTACAGCTTTAAAAACAATTCAACCATTCCCTCTCAGTGGGTCCCCGGAACCTTTGCTGTAATAGAAGAGGCATTTTCTGAAAAAGAGCAGCTGATCAACTCTACAATGAAACTTGTCCGATATAAGGTACGAGATTTTTATCAGGATAGAATTAACAGCATGTACGAAGCTTCAGGCTCTGATATAATGAATGGAGAAAATCTCAAGATCATAAGGAGTCTCTTTGATCTGAAAGATTAG
- a CDS encoding YkgJ family cysteine cluster protein — protein sequence MNTDKIIALYRELLTEVSGEADRLNKLYDEYMVCRKGCADCCTDLSVLPLEWYALNQARENEAPVHIPEKNDPGRCSMLVNDSCLLYPFRPLICRTHGLPLLYMIEEYNLEGQRSNQDEPEWQISWCDLNFTEVTEETMEDLFDPEDVLNMEEWNTRLKSLNQDFLECEEGKPFIGQKRIPIAKIFA from the coding sequence TTGAATACAGATAAAATTATAGCTCTTTACCGCGAACTGCTGACGGAAGTCAGCGGTGAGGCTGACAGACTTAATAAGCTGTATGATGAATATATGGTATGCAGAAAAGGATGCGCCGACTGCTGTACTGACCTCTCAGTTCTTCCCCTGGAATGGTATGCATTAAACCAGGCAAGAGAGAATGAAGCCCCCGTCCATATTCCCGAAAAGAACGATCCTGGACGATGCTCAATGCTTGTAAATGACAGTTGCCTGCTCTATCCCTTCCGCCCTCTGATCTGCCGGACCCACGGTCTGCCTCTTCTTTATATGATCGAAGAATATAACCTTGAAGGTCAGCGGTCAAACCAGGATGAACCTGAATGGCAGATCAGCTGGTGCGACCTGAACTTTACAGAAGTTACCGAAGAGACTATGGAAGATCTCTTTGATCCCGAAGATGTCCTTAATATGGAAGAGTGGAATACCCGGCTCAAGTCTTTGAACCAGGATTTTCTTGAATGTGAAGAGGGAAAGCCCTTCATAGGACAGAAGCGCATTCCCATTGCAAAAATATTCGCCTAG
- a CDS encoding PHP domain-containing protein encodes MINLKPEQQLSLLNKGLKEEHLSALKSFTEDKKLMSLLPRESEEVNNHVHTAYSFSPYSPAATVWFARKAGLKAVGSMDHDSISAAKETLEAGKILGMATTVGFELRVNFTGTALEGRKFNNPDSSNIVYMTIHGVPESRIKEAEDFLKPLQDKRNQRNRIQCEKLNALIAPFGLEPLDFEDDIASLSEWKDGGSITERHILYGFSIALVKKFGKGAALVDFLENTMDISLKGKIREILMDEGNPHYLYDLLGILKGNYLPSFFVQPDEEECLSVYDVVSFANKIGGIPSYAYLGDVGESPTGDKKAEKFEDEFLDELIPELKKIGFKAITYMPPRNTLEQLLRVQKFCSKYELMEISGVDINSSRQSFNCPEILQPEFSHLITATWALIAHEKLTSINEKWSLFHKDNPLSSLSLNERISRYAEWGENMDRFHPEKIAELADFS; translated from the coding sequence ATGATAAATTTAAAACCTGAGCAGCAGTTATCTCTCCTTAATAAGGGCCTAAAAGAGGAACATCTATCCGCCCTTAAATCCTTCACAGAAGATAAGAAACTGATGTCCCTTCTCCCCCGGGAGTCGGAAGAAGTCAATAATCATGTACACACAGCCTATTCTTTCAGTCCTTATTCTCCTGCGGCAACTGTATGGTTTGCCCGTAAAGCCGGATTAAAAGCCGTGGGCAGCATGGATCACGACAGTATCTCTGCGGCGAAGGAAACTCTTGAAGCCGGAAAAATACTGGGAATGGCAACGACCGTGGGATTTGAACTGCGGGTCAACTTTACAGGAACAGCTCTGGAAGGCCGAAAATTTAATAATCCGGACTCAAGCAATATAGTCTATATGACAATCCATGGTGTTCCCGAATCCAGGATCAAGGAAGCTGAAGATTTCTTAAAACCTCTGCAGGATAAGAGAAATCAGAGAAACAGAATACAATGTGAAAAGCTGAACGCCCTGATAGCTCCTTTTGGACTGGAACCCCTTGATTTTGAAGACGATATTGCATCTCTGTCTGAATGGAAAGACGGCGGCAGCATCACTGAGAGGCATATCCTTTATGGATTCTCAATCGCCCTTGTAAAGAAATTCGGAAAGGGAGCAGCCCTTGTTGATTTCCTGGAAAATACCATGGATATATCCTTAAAGGGTAAGATTAGGGAAATTCTGATGGATGAAGGAAACCCTCATTATCTTTATGACCTGCTTGGTATTCTCAAAGGCAATTATCTACCCAGCTTCTTTGTTCAACCTGATGAAGAGGAGTGTCTCTCTGTTTATGATGTAGTTAGTTTTGCAAATAAGATTGGAGGGATTCCCAGTTATGCCTATCTGGGAGATGTGGGAGAAAGCCCTACAGGAGATAAGAAGGCGGAGAAGTTTGAGGATGAATTCCTTGATGAACTGATACCGGAATTGAAGAAGATTGGTTTTAAAGCCATTACCTATATGCCTCCCCGTAATACTCTTGAGCAGCTTCTGCGGGTACAGAAATTCTGCAGTAAGTATGAACTGATGGAAATAAGCGGTGTGGATATTAATTCCTCCAGGCAGAGTTTTAACTGCCCTGAGATTCTACAGCCTGAGTTCTCCCATCTTATCACTGCTACATGGGCTCTTATTGCTCATGAGAAGCTGACTTCTATTAATGAAAAGTGGAGTCTCTTTCATAAGGATAATCCTCTGTCATCCCTGAGTCTCAATGAGCGTATCAGCCGATATGCAGAGTGGGGTGAGAATATGGATCGTTTTCATCCGGAGAAGATTGCCGAACTGGCTGATTTTTCCTAG
- a CDS encoding LysM peptidoglycan-binding domain-containing protein — protein MNFKRTLLFITLIVLGSSVFAQSLKDNPDYRKSLELKRQSEIAFDEGDYLEAKSLAEESQEYAALSDQWIAMMLNRYKANSALRRFEKSLNSAANINGAVNFPDEYAEGKKLYEQAYQEFRGESYEDSYETSLKGIDLLSAIVYMPREGGGPLPSRYVVRDLPSGKEDCLWNIAGYDFIYSDPWMWKKLYEANKDKLVDENNPHLIHPGLILDIPAQSGEERSGTWNKGEIR, from the coding sequence ATGAATTTTAAAAGGACTCTCCTCTTTATTACATTAATAGTTTTGGGAAGCTCAGTGTTTGCCCAGAGCCTCAAAGATAATCCTGATTACAGAAAATCATTGGAATTAAAAAGACAGAGTGAGATTGCCTTTGATGAAGGTGATTATCTGGAAGCAAAAAGCCTTGCAGAAGAGTCTCAGGAATATGCAGCCCTATCAGATCAATGGATTGCTATGATGCTGAATCGTTACAAGGCCAACAGTGCCTTGAGAAGATTTGAGAAGAGTCTGAACTCGGCTGCCAATATAAACGGTGCAGTAAATTTCCCTGATGAGTATGCAGAGGGTAAGAAACTGTACGAACAGGCATACCAGGAATTCAGAGGCGAGAGTTATGAGGACAGTTACGAGACTTCCTTAAAGGGAATCGATTTACTTTCAGCCATTGTCTATATGCCCAGAGAAGGTGGTGGTCCCCTCCCCTCACGATATGTGGTACGAGATCTTCCCAGTGGTAAAGAAGACTGCCTGTGGAACATCGCAGGCTATGACTTTATTTACTCCGATCCATGGATGTGGAAAAAACTATATGAAGCCAACAAGGATAAACTGGTTGATGAGAACAATCCCCACCTGATCCATCCCGGACTGATCCTGGATATTCCCGCACAGTCAGGCGAAGAGCGCAGTGGAACCTGGAACAAGGGAGAAATCAGATAA
- a CDS encoding FMN-binding protein has product MKKALVIFSMILIATTSVFAEKPADGVYFAQETEFPGSGWKYNVTLVVKRGKIKEVAWNGSNINGGITKDEMSRADKYGMVAHGNAIAPWWKQAEAVEKMLIKKQDINAITLSDADGHTDAVSGATIKVKPFVSLVKEALAAGPVGYGPYKDGTYHAEQAAFDHGYKYFVDVTVTSGYIVSVSWDALAEGGGKNKAQASIDGEYGMVEKAGAIAPWFEQSNAVEGKVIMSQDVSQPDAISGATIGLDPFYTLLNEAMSGAKR; this is encoded by the coding sequence ATGAAGAAAGCACTAGTTATTTTTTCCATGATTCTGATTGCAACAACTTCGGTATTCGCCGAAAAACCAGCTGACGGCGTATATTTTGCCCAGGAAACTGAGTTCCCCGGATCCGGATGGAAATACAATGTAACTCTCGTGGTTAAACGCGGAAAGATCAAAGAAGTAGCCTGGAACGGTTCTAATATCAATGGTGGAATTACCAAAGATGAAATGTCCAGAGCTGATAAATATGGAATGGTTGCCCATGGTAACGCCATCGCTCCCTGGTGGAAGCAGGCTGAAGCTGTTGAAAAGATGCTGATCAAAAAGCAGGATATCAATGCGATTACCCTGTCAGACGCTGATGGACATACAGACGCCGTTTCCGGTGCAACAATCAAGGTTAAACCCTTTGTAAGTCTGGTAAAAGAAGCACTTGCTGCCGGTCCTGTGGGATATGGTCCTTATAAAGATGGAACATACCATGCTGAACAGGCTGCATTCGACCATGGATACAAATACTTTGTTGATGTAACTGTAACTTCCGGTTATATCGTCTCTGTAAGCTGGGATGCCCTTGCTGAAGGCGGCGGAAAAAACAAAGCTCAGGCTTCTATAGACGGAGAGTATGGAATGGTTGAAAAAGCCGGCGCTATCGCTCCCTGGTTTGAGCAGTCCAACGCTGTTGAAGGCAAAGTTATTATGTCTCAGGACGTAAGTCAGCCCGACGCAATCTCCGGTGCAACAATCGGACTTGATCCCTTCTATACACTGCTGAACGAAGCAATGTCTGGAGCCAAACGTTAA
- a CDS encoding tRNA-uridine aminocarboxypropyltransferase encodes MSQKCYKCFRPLTTCFCPHIHPVDTGVKFVILMHPREAYKQKTGTGRLTSLSLIDSEIIIATQFDDNKRYKELLASDDYYPMVLYPGAEAMNAAECDFSLKGKGRKLLVFLVDATWIMARKMVYKTPSLQTLPRLSFTAAYTSQFHIKRQPAEYCLSTIESTYYLIKELQDAGLSKPGVSVQGLMDVFALMNKIQLDHKKNRSI; translated from the coding sequence ATGTCACAGAAATGTTATAAATGTTTCCGCCCTCTCACAACCTGTTTCTGCCCTCATATCCATCCTGTTGATACGGGTGTAAAGTTTGTAATTCTTATGCACCCCCGGGAAGCCTATAAGCAAAAAACAGGCACAGGCCGTTTGACCTCTCTCAGTCTTATTGATTCTGAGATAATTATAGCTACACAGTTTGATGATAATAAACGGTATAAAGAGCTCCTTGCTTCTGATGACTATTATCCAATGGTTCTCTATCCAGGTGCCGAGGCTATGAATGCGGCAGAGTGTGATTTCTCTCTCAAAGGGAAGGGGCGGAAACTGCTTGTTTTTCTTGTGGATGCCACCTGGATAATGGCCCGAAAGATGGTTTATAAAACACCATCTCTTCAGACCTTACCGCGCCTCTCATTTACGGCTGCCTATACTTCACAATTTCATATCAAGAGGCAGCCTGCCGAATATTGTCTCTCTACAATTGAATCCACCTACTATCTGATTAAGGAATTGCAGGATGCCGGCCTCAGTAAACCCGGAGTTTCGGTTCAGGGCCTGATGGATGTGTTCGCTTTGATGAACAAAATTCAGTTGGATCATAAAAAGAACAGGTCTATTTAA
- a CDS encoding FadR/GntR family transcriptional regulator, which yields MPRNLFKQKDLISQELLSYLLFETPRTEDGKLPSASVFAEKFKVSIVTIREILKSMEAVGILTMHHGRGIFLNHSDTIFQEMLETRILIESHCAGLAAVKITEKGADFLKEYASLLKEASVEGNMNLYTDADFLFHMKIAEISNNLVLERTLRNIRIFLYVQQKKTNQKLLESREKSVLEHQEILSCILSGDAAAAEAAMRRHLEITRALWK from the coding sequence ATGCCACGGAATCTCTTTAAACAAAAAGATCTAATCTCCCAGGAATTATTATCATATCTCCTTTTTGAAACTCCCAGAACCGAGGACGGTAAACTGCCTTCGGCTTCTGTTTTTGCTGAGAAGTTTAAGGTCTCCATTGTGACAATCAGGGAAATTCTCAAGTCCATGGAGGCTGTGGGTATTCTTACAATGCATCACGGCAGAGGAATCTTTCTGAATCACAGTGACACTATTTTTCAGGAGATGTTAGAAACCCGTATTCTGATCGAGAGTCATTGCGCCGGTCTTGCAGCAGTTAAAATCACAGAGAAGGGGGCAGACTTTCTGAAAGAATATGCCTCTCTTCTTAAAGAAGCTTCGGTTGAAGGGAATATGAACTTATACACCGATGCAGATTTCCTTTTTCATATGAAAATTGCAGAGATCAGTAATAATCTTGTGCTGGAGAGAACTCTGCGAAATATCAGGATCTTTCTCTATGTTCAGCAGAAAAAGACCAACCAGAAACTTCTTGAATCCAGAGAAAAATCTGTATTAGAGCATCAGGAAATCCTAAGCTGTATTCTCAGTGGAGATGCGGCTGCCGCCGAAGCTGCCATGCGTCGTCACCTTGAGATTACAAGGGCACTCTGGAAATAA